A part of Podarcis muralis chromosome 13, rPodMur119.hap1.1, whole genome shotgun sequence genomic DNA contains:
- the KIF22 gene encoding kinesin-like protein KIF22 isoform X3, with protein MKSYQRLSRYEAQRTPSNAPARVRVCVRLRPSVGTGEGKEAPCVRGVDSCSLEILNVRNNMETMKYKFDAYYSATATQYDVYMGSVQPILHHLLEGQNASILAYGPTGAGKTYTMLGSPEQPGVIPRAVQNLLQMTRDASGDQRKYSVSMSYLEIYQEKVLDLLEPSLRDLPIREDQNHHILVPGLTEREITSFSDFEKHFLPASSNRTVASTQLNNRSSRSHAVLLVYVSQTRGWPPYAQRAAKLCLIDLAGSEDNRRTGNRGVRLKESGAINTSLFVLSKVVDALNKGLPRVPYRDSKLTRLLQDSLGGSAHSLIIANIAPERKYYFETLTSLNFAAKSKQVVNKPFTQETLLDVEASKRPCPSSSDAGPEAKRPCPEEEQPSLVEEKPFSSLLPMENLEPALAEKLLHLEALETQQAGAESCALPLLNTPRSERLEFRRLLEETRRELQRLKKKQLEMETKVLQDKEHGRGSWVPAKRQGTAVVLPFQQVQHLENSENEDSIIIVKQKKGGRKKKDSAPGSENKVPSEWEMVLQPELMARTKENILAILNTGSVKDLMALHQIGKKKANRIVAWRGEHGSFEKVEDLGKVEGISAKQVASFLKVNILTNIGNLQ; from the exons ATGAAATCTTATCAACGATTAAGCCGTTATGAAGCCCAGcgaacccccagcaatgcaccGGCTCGAGTTCGGGTTTGTGTGCGATTGCGGCCAAGTGTGGGAacaggagagggaaaggaagccCCTTGTGTACGTGGCGTGGACTCCTGCTCCCTGGAGATCCTGAACGTGAGAAATAATATGGAGACAATGAAATACAA ATTTGACGCTTATTACAGTGCAACGGCCACGCAGTATGATGTCTACATGGGGTCAGTTCAGCCTATCTTGCaccatctgctggaagggcagaATGCCAGCATCTTGGCGTATGGGCCTACCGGAGCAG GGAAGACGTACACCATGTTGGGGAGTCCGGAGCAGCCGGGGGTGATTCCAAGAGCAGTTCAGAATCTCTTGCAGATGACAAGGGATGCTTCGGGGGATCAGCGGAAGTACTCGGTCTCTATGTCATACCTGGAAATCTACCAAGAGAAG GTCTTGGACCTTCTCGAGCCTTCCCTCCGTGACTTGCCAATCCGGGAGGATCAGAATCACCACATTCTGGTGCCTGGTCTGACGGAGAGAGAGATAACCAGCTTCTCAGACTTTGAGAAACATTTCTTGCCTGCCAGCAGCAACCGTACAGTGGCATCCACACAGCTGAATAATCGCTCGAGCCGCAGTCACGCTGTCCTGCTGGTGTACGTGAGCCAGACCCGGGGCTGGCCGCCATATGCCCAGCGGGCTGCCAAGCTTTGCCTTATCGACTTAGCCGGCTCAGAGGACAACCGGCGGACAGGCAACAGAGGGGTGCGCCTGAAGGAGAGCGGGGCCATCAACACGTCACTCTTTGTGCTTAGCAAGGTGGTGGATGCCCTCAACAAGGGGCTGCCTCGCGTACCCTACAGAGACAGCAAACTCACTCGCCTGCTGCAG GATTCTTTGGGCGGTAGTGCTCACAGCCTGATCATTGCAAATATCGCCCCTGAGAGGAAGTACTACTTTGAAACGCTCACAAGCCTCAACTTTGCTGCCAAATCCAAGCAAGTGGTGAACAAACCCTTCACGCAAGAAACTCTGCTGGATGTTG AAGCATCAAAAAGACCATGTCCATCTTCCAGTGATGCAGGCCCTGAAGCCAAGAGACCTTGTCCAGAGGAGGAACAGCCCAGCTTGGTTGAAGAGAAGCCATTCAG TTCCTTGCTGCCGATGGAGAATCTTGAGCCGGCCTTGGCTGAAAAGCTGCTGCACTTGGAGGCCTTGGAAACACagcaggctggggcagagagtTGTGCGTTGCCCCTCCTCAACACCCCACGCAGCGAGCGGCTGGAATTCCGgaggctgctggaggagactcggcGTGAGCTGCAG AGGCTTAAGAAGAAGCAGCTGGAAATGGAAACCAAGGTTCTGCAGGACAAAGAGCATGGACGTGGTTCATGGGTGCCTGCCAAACGCCAAGGAACAGCAGTGGTATTGCCCTTCCAGCAAG TGCAGCACCTGGAGAACTCTGAGAACGAAGATAGCATCATCATTGTAAAGCAAAAGAAGGGAGGTCGAAAGAAGAAG GATTCGGCCCCTGGCTCTGAAAACAAGGTTCCCTCTGAGTGGGAGATGGTGCTTCAGCCTGAACTGATGGCCCGCACCAAGGAGAACATCCTGGCCATCCTGAACACAGGCTCTGTGAAGGATCTCATGGCCCTGCACCAGATTGGCAAGAAGAAGGCAAATCGCATTGTGGCCTGGagaggagagcacgggtccttTGAAAAG GTAGAGGACCTGGGGAAAGTCGAAGGCATCTCCGCCAAACAAGTAGCTTCTTTTCTGAAG GTAAATATCCTGACCAACATTGGAAATCTTCAGTAA
- the KIF22 gene encoding kinesin-like protein KIF22 isoform X1: MQGSHISMKSYQRLSRYEAQRTPSNAPARVRVCVRLRPSVGTGEGKEAPCVRGVDSCSLEILNVRNNMETMKYKFDAYYSATATQYDVYMGSVQPILHHLLEGQNASILAYGPTGAGKTYTMLGSPEQPGVIPRAVQNLLQMTRDASGDQRKYSVSMSYLEIYQEKVLDLLEPSLRDLPIREDQNHHILVPGLTEREITSFSDFEKHFLPASSNRTVASTQLNNRSSRSHAVLLVYVSQTRGWPPYAQRAAKLCLIDLAGSEDNRRTGNRGVRLKESGAINTSLFVLSKVVDALNKGLPRVPYRDSKLTRLLQDSLGGSAHSLIIANIAPERKYYFETLTSLNFAAKSKQVVNKPFTQETLLDVEASKRPCPSSSDAGPEAKRPCPEEEQPSLVEEKPFSSLLPMENLEPALAEKLLHLEALETQQAGAESCALPLLNTPRSERLEFRRLLEETRRELQRLKKKQLEMETKVLQDKEHGRGSWVPAKRQGTAVVLPFQQVQHLENSENEDSIIIVKQKKGGRKKKDSAPGSENKVPSEWEMVLQPELMARTKENILAILNTGSVKDLMALHQIGKKKANRIVAWRGEHGSFEKVEDLGKVEGISAKQVASFLKVNILTNIGNLQ; this comes from the exons atgcagggatctcat ATATCAATGAAATCTTATCAACGATTAAGCCGTTATGAAGCCCAGcgaacccccagcaatgcaccGGCTCGAGTTCGGGTTTGTGTGCGATTGCGGCCAAGTGTGGGAacaggagagggaaaggaagccCCTTGTGTACGTGGCGTGGACTCCTGCTCCCTGGAGATCCTGAACGTGAGAAATAATATGGAGACAATGAAATACAA ATTTGACGCTTATTACAGTGCAACGGCCACGCAGTATGATGTCTACATGGGGTCAGTTCAGCCTATCTTGCaccatctgctggaagggcagaATGCCAGCATCTTGGCGTATGGGCCTACCGGAGCAG GGAAGACGTACACCATGTTGGGGAGTCCGGAGCAGCCGGGGGTGATTCCAAGAGCAGTTCAGAATCTCTTGCAGATGACAAGGGATGCTTCGGGGGATCAGCGGAAGTACTCGGTCTCTATGTCATACCTGGAAATCTACCAAGAGAAG GTCTTGGACCTTCTCGAGCCTTCCCTCCGTGACTTGCCAATCCGGGAGGATCAGAATCACCACATTCTGGTGCCTGGTCTGACGGAGAGAGAGATAACCAGCTTCTCAGACTTTGAGAAACATTTCTTGCCTGCCAGCAGCAACCGTACAGTGGCATCCACACAGCTGAATAATCGCTCGAGCCGCAGTCACGCTGTCCTGCTGGTGTACGTGAGCCAGACCCGGGGCTGGCCGCCATATGCCCAGCGGGCTGCCAAGCTTTGCCTTATCGACTTAGCCGGCTCAGAGGACAACCGGCGGACAGGCAACAGAGGGGTGCGCCTGAAGGAGAGCGGGGCCATCAACACGTCACTCTTTGTGCTTAGCAAGGTGGTGGATGCCCTCAACAAGGGGCTGCCTCGCGTACCCTACAGAGACAGCAAACTCACTCGCCTGCTGCAG GATTCTTTGGGCGGTAGTGCTCACAGCCTGATCATTGCAAATATCGCCCCTGAGAGGAAGTACTACTTTGAAACGCTCACAAGCCTCAACTTTGCTGCCAAATCCAAGCAAGTGGTGAACAAACCCTTCACGCAAGAAACTCTGCTGGATGTTG AAGCATCAAAAAGACCATGTCCATCTTCCAGTGATGCAGGCCCTGAAGCCAAGAGACCTTGTCCAGAGGAGGAACAGCCCAGCTTGGTTGAAGAGAAGCCATTCAG TTCCTTGCTGCCGATGGAGAATCTTGAGCCGGCCTTGGCTGAAAAGCTGCTGCACTTGGAGGCCTTGGAAACACagcaggctggggcagagagtTGTGCGTTGCCCCTCCTCAACACCCCACGCAGCGAGCGGCTGGAATTCCGgaggctgctggaggagactcggcGTGAGCTGCAG AGGCTTAAGAAGAAGCAGCTGGAAATGGAAACCAAGGTTCTGCAGGACAAAGAGCATGGACGTGGTTCATGGGTGCCTGCCAAACGCCAAGGAACAGCAGTGGTATTGCCCTTCCAGCAAG TGCAGCACCTGGAGAACTCTGAGAACGAAGATAGCATCATCATTGTAAAGCAAAAGAAGGGAGGTCGAAAGAAGAAG GATTCGGCCCCTGGCTCTGAAAACAAGGTTCCCTCTGAGTGGGAGATGGTGCTTCAGCCTGAACTGATGGCCCGCACCAAGGAGAACATCCTGGCCATCCTGAACACAGGCTCTGTGAAGGATCTCATGGCCCTGCACCAGATTGGCAAGAAGAAGGCAAATCGCATTGTGGCCTGGagaggagagcacgggtccttTGAAAAG GTAGAGGACCTGGGGAAAGTCGAAGGCATCTCCGCCAAACAAGTAGCTTCTTTTCTGAAG GTAAATATCCTGACCAACATTGGAAATCTTCAGTAA
- the PAGR1 gene encoding PAXIP1-associated glutamate-rich protein 1 has protein sequence MEEASTVEEGEVTSGMQSLAVEDEPASELPPTTEEQDDAAGERDGEQLAKGDESAEEDWCVPCSDEELESPDSWMPPPEEIRRLYELIAAQGTLEIQAEILPRRNPTPEPDSEDEDKSDGQLENQEEEEEEKPHVPTEFDFDDEPASPKSSLINRRRTPGTSAKSQKREARMDKVLSDMKRHKVLEEQIMKTGRDLFDLDSDDVPTPKRPPGLFLRQRKY, from the exons ATGGAGGAGGCCAGCACTGTGGAGGAAGGTGAAGTCACCTCAGGGATGCAGTCCTTGGCAGTAGAAGATGAGCCTGCCTCAGAGCTACCTCCGACCACCGAGGAACAAGATGACGCAGccggggagagagatggggagcaGTTGGCGAAGGGAGACGAATCGGCCGAGGAGGACTGGTGCGTCCCCTGCAGCGATGAGGAACTGGAGTCCCCAGACAGCTGGATGCCTCCCCCTGAGGAGATCCGGCGCCTCTATGAGCTCATTGCTGCCCAGGGGACTCTAGAGATCCAGGCAGAGATCCTACCCCGGCGCAACCCTACCCCAGAGCCTGACAGCGAAGATGAGGATAAATCTGATGGGCAGCTGGAGAaccaggaagaagaggaggaagagaa GCCCCACGTGCCAACGGAGTTTGACTTTGATGATGAGCCTGCCTCCCCTAAGAGCTCCTTGATCAATCGTCGAAGAACTCCTG ggaCCTCAGCTAAGAGCCAGAAGAGGGAGGCTCGCATGGACAAGGTGCTGTCAGATATGAAGCGCCACAAAGTCTTAGAGGAACAGATAATGAAAACGGGCCGAGACCTCTTTGACCTTGACTCAGATGACGTACCCACGCCAAAACGGCCACCAGGTCTCTTCCTGCGCCAGCGCAAATACTGA
- the KCTD13 gene encoding LOW QUALITY PROTEIN: BTB/POZ domain-containing adapter for CUL3-mediated RhoA degradation protein 1 (The sequence of the model RefSeq protein was modified relative to this genomic sequence to represent the inferred CDS: deleted 1 base in 1 codon) gives MRSRCPCAPLLPGLGVLAGRWALSPGGAEGEAPGLSPPALPREVVMSAEATADQVPPLENCAPLVPIQQRRDGGGGVAGVTFDLKPLNPSSKYVKLNVGGSLHYTTVQTLTKQDTMLKAMFSGRMEVLTDSEGWILIDRSGRHFGTILNYLRDGSVSLPESQRELEEVLSEARYYLIQGLVEDCQLALQQKSEAYDPLCHIPMVTSPKEEQQIISSCSKPVVKLLHNRSNNKYSYTSNSDDNLLKNIELFDKLALRFNGRVLFIKDVLGDEICCWSFYGQGRKIAEVCCTSIVYATEKKQTKVEFPEARIFEETLNILIYETPRVPDKALLEATGGVAGGGGGPLRAGDDEDGREHRVRRIHVRRHIMHDERPHGHQAVFKD, from the exons ATGCGCAGTCGCTGTCCCTGCGCCCCCTTGCTCCCGGGCTTAGGCGTCTTGGCCGGCCGTTGGGCCCTGAGTCCGGGCGGGGCTGAAGGGGAGGCGCCTGGGCTGAGCCCA CCCgctctccctcgggag GTGGTTATGTCAGCTGAGGCCACGGCAGACCAGGTCCCACCCCTGGAGAATTGTGCCCCGCTAGTCCCAATCCAGCAGCGACGGGATGGCGGCGGAGGGGTAGCTGGTGTGACCTTTGATCTCAAACCCCTTAACCCCAGCAGCAAGTATGTCAAGCTGAACGTGGGAGGGTCTCTGCATTACACCACAGTGCAAACCCTCACCAAGCAAGACACCATGCTGAAGGCTATGTTCAGTGGCAGGATGGAGGTGCTCACAGATAGTGAAG GCTGGATCTTGATTGACCGAAGTGGGCGCCATTTTGGAACCATCCTGAACTACTTGCGCGatggctctgtctctctccctgaaTCCCAGCGGGAGCTGGAAGAAGTGCTATCTGAGGCCCGGTACTACTTGATCCAAGGCTTGGTTGAGGACTGTCAGCTTGCCCTGCAG CAAAAGAGTGAGGCCTATGACCCCCTCTGCCATATCCCCATGGTGACCTCTCCCAAGGAGGAGCAGCAGATCATCTCAAGCTGTTCCAAG CCTGTGGTGAAATTGCTGCATAACCGAAGTAATAACAAGTATTCATATACAAG tAACTCTGATGACAACTTGCTGAAGAATATCGAACTGTTTGACAAGCTGGCTCTGCGGTTCAATGGCCGAGTACTCTTCATCAAAGATGTTCTTGGGGATGAAATCTGCTGCTGGTCGTTTTATGGGCAGGGCCGCAAGATTGCTGAAGTCTGCTGCACCTCCATTGTGTATGCCACCGAGAAGAAGCAGACCAAG GTGGAGTTCCCAGAGGCACGGATCTTTGAGGAAACCCTGAACATCCTGATCTACGAGACGCCACGAGTGCCAGACAAGGCCCTCCTGGAGGCAACAGGTGGGGTggcgggtgggggtggaggcCCCCTCCGTGCAGGTGACGACGAAGATGGGCGGGAGCACCGTGTCCGGCGCATACATGTCCGTAGGCACATCATGCATGATGAACGTCCTCACGGCCACCAAGCTGTTTTCAAAGACTGA
- the ASPHD1 gene encoding aspartate beta-hydroxylase domain-containing protein 1, protein MPSIMADWGLHGLLSPLLPDTSSWRPRPEPTIAVLGSLALLFVWYCYRVGSGQAAPASHQQGMPTEERCPRRALGSDAANQRLYRSLRDYAKRYSWSGMNRLHKGIRDQAHYQLGERLAIQKPSAFYLPDLPSAPYFPRESQRHDVEILELSFPAILREFEGIAWDFAPGAPTPRGWTANANPGCHSYYLYRQGECVAQNCRSCPWTYRALSALRTFVNANRFGNACFSVLQPGTVLPGTYGPTNTRVRCHLGLKVPPGCELVVGGEPQCWSEGYCLLVDDSFLHTTAHNGSPTDGPRVIFIVDLWHPNVAGPERQALDYIFAPGR, encoded by the exons ATGCCCTCTATCATGGCCGACTGGGGTCTGCACGGCCTTCTCTCGCCACTCCTCCCTGACACCTCGTCTTGGCGCCCTCGGCCAGAGCCCACCATAGCCGTGCTGGGCTCCCTGGCCTTGCTGTTTGTCTGGTACTGCTACCGCGTGGGGAGCGGGCAAGCGGCCCCTGCCTCTCACCAGCAGGGCATGCCCACGGAGGAGCGATGCCCTCGCCGTGCCCTCGGGAGCGACGCTGCCAACCAGCGCCTGTATCGCAGCCTGCGAGACTACGCCAAGCGCTACTCTTGGTCGGGCATGAACCGGCTGCACAAAGGCATCCGAGACCAGGCCCATTACCAGCTGGGCGAGCGCCTGGCGATCCAGAAGCCCAGCGCCTTCTACCTCCCGGACTTGCCTTCTGCCCCCTACTTCCCCCGCGAGTCCCAGCGCCACGACGTGGAGATCCTTGAACTCAGCTTCCCGGCCATCTTGCGAGAGTTCGAGGGCATCGCGTGGGACTTTGCGCCTGGAGCGCCAACCCCGCGGGGGTGGACGGCCAATGCCAACCCTGGCTGCCATAGCTATTACCTCTACCGGCAAGGGGAGTGCGTGGCGCAGAACTGTCGCAGCTGCCCGTGGACGTACCGGGCACTCAGTGCGCTGCGCACCTTCGTCAATGCCAACCGCTTTGGAAACGCTTGCTTCAGCGTCTTGCAGCCTGGAACTGTGCTGCCCGGGACCTATGGGCCAACCAACACCCGGGTGCGATGCCATTTAG GGCTGAAGGTTCCTCCTGGTTGTGAGCTGGTGGTGGGGGGTGAGCCTCAGTGCTGGTCCGAAGGATACTGCCTCCTAGTAGACGACTCCTTCCTGCATACCACGGCTCACAATG GTTCTCCCACTGATGGCCCACGGGTGATATTTATTGTTGATCTCTGGCATCCCAATGTGGCAGGACCTGAGCGACAGGCGCTAGACTATATCTTTGCCCCTGGTCGGTAG
- the KIF22 gene encoding kinesin-like protein KIF22 isoform X2, with amino-acid sequence MQGSHISMKSYQRLSRYEAQRTPSNAPARVRVCVRLRPSVGTGEGKEAPCVRGVDSCSLEILNVRNNMETMKYKFDAYYSATATQYDVYMGSVQPILHHLLEGQNASILAYGPTGAGKTYTMLGSPEQPGVIPRAVQNLLQMTRDASGDQRKYSVSMSYLEIYQEKVLDLLEPSLRDLPIREDQNHHILVPGLTEREITSFSDFEKHFLPASSNRTVASTQLNNRSSRSHAVLLVYVSQTRGWPPYAQRAAKLCLIDLAGSEDNRRTGNRGVRLKESGAINTSLFVLSKVVDALNKGLPRVPYRDSKLTRLLQDSLGGSAHSLIIANIAPERKYYFETLTSLNFAAKSKQVVNKPFTQETLLDVASKRPCPSSSDAGPEAKRPCPEEEQPSLVEEKPFSSLLPMENLEPALAEKLLHLEALETQQAGAESCALPLLNTPRSERLEFRRLLEETRRELQRLKKKQLEMETKVLQDKEHGRGSWVPAKRQGTAVVLPFQQVQHLENSENEDSIIIVKQKKGGRKKKDSAPGSENKVPSEWEMVLQPELMARTKENILAILNTGSVKDLMALHQIGKKKANRIVAWRGEHGSFEKVEDLGKVEGISAKQVASFLKVNILTNIGNLQ; translated from the exons atgcagggatctcat ATATCAATGAAATCTTATCAACGATTAAGCCGTTATGAAGCCCAGcgaacccccagcaatgcaccGGCTCGAGTTCGGGTTTGTGTGCGATTGCGGCCAAGTGTGGGAacaggagagggaaaggaagccCCTTGTGTACGTGGCGTGGACTCCTGCTCCCTGGAGATCCTGAACGTGAGAAATAATATGGAGACAATGAAATACAA ATTTGACGCTTATTACAGTGCAACGGCCACGCAGTATGATGTCTACATGGGGTCAGTTCAGCCTATCTTGCaccatctgctggaagggcagaATGCCAGCATCTTGGCGTATGGGCCTACCGGAGCAG GGAAGACGTACACCATGTTGGGGAGTCCGGAGCAGCCGGGGGTGATTCCAAGAGCAGTTCAGAATCTCTTGCAGATGACAAGGGATGCTTCGGGGGATCAGCGGAAGTACTCGGTCTCTATGTCATACCTGGAAATCTACCAAGAGAAG GTCTTGGACCTTCTCGAGCCTTCCCTCCGTGACTTGCCAATCCGGGAGGATCAGAATCACCACATTCTGGTGCCTGGTCTGACGGAGAGAGAGATAACCAGCTTCTCAGACTTTGAGAAACATTTCTTGCCTGCCAGCAGCAACCGTACAGTGGCATCCACACAGCTGAATAATCGCTCGAGCCGCAGTCACGCTGTCCTGCTGGTGTACGTGAGCCAGACCCGGGGCTGGCCGCCATATGCCCAGCGGGCTGCCAAGCTTTGCCTTATCGACTTAGCCGGCTCAGAGGACAACCGGCGGACAGGCAACAGAGGGGTGCGCCTGAAGGAGAGCGGGGCCATCAACACGTCACTCTTTGTGCTTAGCAAGGTGGTGGATGCCCTCAACAAGGGGCTGCCTCGCGTACCCTACAGAGACAGCAAACTCACTCGCCTGCTGCAG GATTCTTTGGGCGGTAGTGCTCACAGCCTGATCATTGCAAATATCGCCCCTGAGAGGAAGTACTACTTTGAAACGCTCACAAGCCTCAACTTTGCTGCCAAATCCAAGCAAGTGGTGAACAAACCCTTCACGCAAGAAACTCTGCTGGATGTTG CATCAAAAAGACCATGTCCATCTTCCAGTGATGCAGGCCCTGAAGCCAAGAGACCTTGTCCAGAGGAGGAACAGCCCAGCTTGGTTGAAGAGAAGCCATTCAG TTCCTTGCTGCCGATGGAGAATCTTGAGCCGGCCTTGGCTGAAAAGCTGCTGCACTTGGAGGCCTTGGAAACACagcaggctggggcagagagtTGTGCGTTGCCCCTCCTCAACACCCCACGCAGCGAGCGGCTGGAATTCCGgaggctgctggaggagactcggcGTGAGCTGCAG AGGCTTAAGAAGAAGCAGCTGGAAATGGAAACCAAGGTTCTGCAGGACAAAGAGCATGGACGTGGTTCATGGGTGCCTGCCAAACGCCAAGGAACAGCAGTGGTATTGCCCTTCCAGCAAG TGCAGCACCTGGAGAACTCTGAGAACGAAGATAGCATCATCATTGTAAAGCAAAAGAAGGGAGGTCGAAAGAAGAAG GATTCGGCCCCTGGCTCTGAAAACAAGGTTCCCTCTGAGTGGGAGATGGTGCTTCAGCCTGAACTGATGGCCCGCACCAAGGAGAACATCCTGGCCATCCTGAACACAGGCTCTGTGAAGGATCTCATGGCCCTGCACCAGATTGGCAAGAAGAAGGCAAATCGCATTGTGGCCTGGagaggagagcacgggtccttTGAAAAG GTAGAGGACCTGGGGAAAGTCGAAGGCATCTCCGCCAAACAAGTAGCTTCTTTTCTGAAG GTAAATATCCTGACCAACATTGGAAATCTTCAGTAA